One window of the Borreliella garinii genome contains the following:
- a CDS encoding plasmid partition family protein encodes MLVKNKELYDFCKQDSTRLYFIIERIYK; translated from the coding sequence ATTTTAGTAAAAAATAAAGAATTATATGATTTTTGTAAACAAGACTCTACAAGATTGTACTTTATTATTGAAAGAATTTATAAATAA
- a CDS encoding ParA family protein has protein sequence MDQKKPIIITLASLKGGVGKSSLSIIFSYVLKELGKKVLLIDLDPQNSLTSYFNQYISNIKKHNVYEFLKGNTYFDKCENKINEFISIIPSHPVLEKFNTDDIDYKEIILEFRLNKSTKSFDFDYIIIDTSPSRNFLLKNALNVTDHIIIPVQVERWSIESFSILTETINNIQNIKNKKYNISIIENQFIKNRNTLKEVEDVLYKKYGKYIKGKIHFSNSIKVFINDLLEPSLKEIYYREAENALKDIL, from the coding sequence ATGGATCAAAAAAAACCAATTATAATTACACTGGCAAGTTTAAAGGGGGGGGTTGGAAAAAGTTCGCTTTCTATAATTTTTTCTTATGTATTAAAAGAATTAGGCAAAAAAGTGCTATTAATTGATTTAGATCCACAAAATTCTTTAACTTCTTATTTTAATCAATATATTTCTAATATTAAAAAACACAATGTTTATGAATTTTTAAAGGGAAATACCTATTTTGATAAATGTGAAAATAAAATTAATGAATTTATTTCTATAATTCCTTCTCATCCTGTTTTAGAAAAATTTAACACAGATGATATAGATTATAAAGAAATTATTTTAGAATTTAGATTAAATAAAAGTACTAAAAGTTTTGATTTTGATTATATTATAATAGATACTTCTCCTAGTAGAAATTTCCTTTTAAAGAATGCTTTAAATGTTACAGACCATATTATAATCCCAGTTCAAGTAGAAAGATGGTCAATAGAAAGCTTTTCTATTTTAACGGAAACTATCAATAATATTCAAAATATTAAAAATAAAAAATACAATATTTCTATTATAGAAAACCAATTTATTAAAAATAGGAACACCTTAAAGGAGGTGGAGGATGTACTGTATAAAAAGTATGGTAAATATATAAAAGGAAAAATTCACTTTTCAAATAGTATAAAAGTTTTTATAAACGATCTTTTAGAGCCTTCTTTGAAAGAAATTTATTATAGGGAAGCTGAAAATGCTTTAAAAGATATACTATAA
- a CDS encoding plasmid maintenance protein, with amino-acid sequence MKAVVSNYSYQIKSNKLLSKDCKLKKIISVIIYLNKEFEKKYNVSIHRIHFDSAKLKGLRVHHQGDILRVLNSNIYKENKKETTINTLRIDLRFLVKLKALEKRILTFSNNFGEFKGKLCIYKVSPIAHKLIDTYFSSTKADLIKKVKEEKDTLKEKKESFKPQNITENITVYNKQYINIYNKNSIESSFFKRIKSMISNTKEPIKTLKNTLLNYKDFKNYLKYDYEVKYIKEFFLSKLNLYKHKIHFMRKTAPYKTDFYTLAGEFKDTYTTKWKVNKITSFSGHAGIIASNILADILKKGLKFE; translated from the coding sequence ATGAAAGCTGTTGTATCTAATTATAGCTACCAAATTAAATCTAATAAGTTACTTTCAAAAGACTGCAAACTTAAAAAAATAATTTCAGTTATTATTTACTTAAATAAAGAGTTTGAAAAAAAATATAATGTATCAATACATAGAATTCATTTTGACTCTGCAAAACTAAAAGGGCTACGAGTTCACCATCAAGGAGACATACTTCGCGTACTAAACTCAAATATATATAAAGAAAATAAAAAAGAAACTACAATTAATACGCTAAGAATAGATTTAAGATTTTTAGTTAAGCTGAAAGCATTAGAAAAAAGAATACTAACATTTTCAAATAACTTTGGAGAATTCAAAGGAAAGCTCTGTATATATAAAGTGTCACCCATTGCACATAAATTGATTGATACATATTTTAGTAGCACTAAAGCAGACTTAATTAAGAAAGTAAAGGAAGAAAAAGATACTCTAAAGGAAAAAAAAGAATCTTTTAAACCTCAAAATATCACTGAAAATATCACTGTATATAATAAACAATATATAAATATATATAATAAGAATTCTATAGAAAGCTCTTTCTTTAAAAGGATTAAATCAATGATTTCTAATACTAAAGAACCAATTAAAACACTAAAAAATACTTTATTAAACTATAAAGATTTTAAAAATTATCTAAAATATGATTATGAAGTAAAATATATTAAAGAATTTTTCTTATCTAAACTAAACCTCTACAAACACAAAATTCACTTTATGAGAAAAACTGCACCTTATAAAACCGATTTTTATACTCTTGCAGGAGAATTTAAAGATACTTATACTACTAAATGGAAAGTAAATAAAATAACTAGCTTTTCAGGACATGCTGGCATAATAGCTAGTAATATTTTAGCTGACATTTTGAAAAAAGGATTAAAATTTGAGTAA
- a CDS encoding DUF226 domain-containing protein, translating to MSNLLEKLKNKKNSIEKKIIFNRIEEVNSRKIYYTKIFKHLIGFKITNKGKRLRLTFQKFNNAEDFLFFNLFPLKEDDKFLEIRYRHDKLDKPFFLKKENNKTYAIKKLYYIEFAFKNGSIKAYVQSLRTLLRKNKENTEYYQFNLSHLKKMEKKVYEFYNKKLKDEGVINKWIKKNQL from the coding sequence TTGAGTAATTTACTTGAAAAACTCAAAAACAAAAAAAATAGCATAGAAAAAAAAATTATATTCAATAGAATTGAAGAAGTAAATAGTAGAAAAATATACTACACAAAAATATTTAAACATCTAATTGGTTTTAAAATTACAAATAAAGGAAAAAGGCTGAGACTTACTTTTCAAAAATTTAATAACGCCGAAGATTTTCTTTTTTTCAATCTCTTCCCTTTAAAAGAAGATGATAAGTTCTTAGAAATAAGATATAGACATGATAAACTCGACAAACCTTTTTTTCTTAAAAAAGAAAATAATAAAACTTATGCAATAAAAAAGCTCTATTATATAGAATTTGCCTTTAAAAATGGCTCTATTAAAGCATATGTTCAATCTTTAAGAACACTTCTGAGAAAGAATAAAGAAAACACCGAGTATTATCAATTTAATTTATCACACTTGAAAAAAATGGAAAAAAAAGTATATGAATTTTATAATAAAAAATTAAAAGATGAGGGGGTTATAAATAAATGGATCAAAAAAAACCAATTATAA
- a CDS encoding chromosome replication/partitioning protein — translation MAKKENKKQNKKEIILNDRFEDFIDKSQNSNNNQDENLIIYNDLKDQLKLNLKDDIDNKIQRMKILYKIKQKELYKYDGFKSFEQFIKSFIIAKTQAYTYLKVYEKVLEGVVSIDKIKEVGFNSIYHAIQKQGGVSEINQENVNKNNKENTLIKILIKDNELYDFCKKDTKRVYFILKEIFKNKKDILSEIIIKYDNSKKKRNK, via the coding sequence ATGGCGAAAAAAGAAAATAAAAAACAAAATAAAAAAGAGATCATTTTAAATGACAGATTTGAAGATTTTATTGATAAAAGCCAAAATTCAAATAATAATCAAGATGAAAATTTAATCATTTATAATGATTTAAAAGACCAATTAAAGCTTAATTTAAAAGATGATATTGATAATAAAATTCAAAGAATGAAAATTTTATATAAAATTAAGCAAAAAGAACTTTATAAATATGATGGTTTTAAAAGCTTTGAGCAATTTATAAAATCTTTTATAATTGCAAAAACTCAGGCTTATACATATTTAAAGGTTTATGAAAAGGTTTTAGAAGGTGTTGTTTCTATTGATAAAATTAAGGAAGTAGGTTTTAATAGCATATATCATGCTATACAAAAACAAGGGGGGGTGTCAGAAATAAATCAAGAAAATGTAAATAAAAATAATAAAGAAAATACCCTAATTAAAATTTTAATAAAAGATAATGAATTATATGATTTTTGTAAAAAAGATACCAAAAGAGTCTATTTTATTTTAAAGGAGATTTTTAAAAATAAAAAAGATATTTTATCAGAGATCATAATTAAATATGATAATTCTAAAAAGAAAAGGAATAAATAA
- a CDS encoding chromosome replication/partitioning protein, with product MDKKANITTIANLKRGLNKSALFDINNKIQRMKILYEIKQKELSKYDDFANFSDFIKFFEVAKSKAYIYLKIYEKVLDSKVSIDKIKKVGLKRILKDIEGKNS from the coding sequence ATGGATAAAAAAGCAAATATTACAACAATCGCAAATCTTAAAAGAGGTTTAAACAAAAGTGCATTATTTGATATTAATAATAAAATTCAAAGAATGAAAATTTTGTATGAAATTAAACAAAAAGAATTGTCTAAATATGATGATTTTGCTAATTTTAGTGATTTTATAAAATTTTTTGAAGTTGCAAAAAGCAAAGCTTATATATATTTAAAGATTTATGAAAAGGTTTTAGATAGCAAAGTATCCATTGATAAAATAAAGAAAGTGGGTTTAAAGAGAATATTAAAAGATATAGAAGGTAAAAATTCTTAA